One segment of Hippopotamus amphibius kiboko isolate mHipAmp2 chromosome 2, mHipAmp2.hap2, whole genome shotgun sequence DNA contains the following:
- the LOC130844813 gene encoding tetraspanin-3-like isoform X1, translated as MGQCGITSSKAMLVFLNLIFWGAAGIFCYVGAHVFITYDGYDPFFEDVYTLIPAVVIIAVGALLFIIGLIGCCATIQESRCGLATFVIILLLVFVTEVVVVILGYVYRAKVENEVGRSNQKVYKTYNGTNPDAASRAIDYVQRQLHCCGIHNYSDWENTDWFKETKNQSVPLSCCKETASSCHGRLAHPSDLYAEGCEALVVKKLQEIMMHVIWAALAFAAIQLLGMLCACIVLCRRSRDPAYELLITGGTYA; from the coding sequence ATGGGCCAGTGTGGCATCACCTCCTCCAAGGCCATGCTGGTGTTTCTCAACCTCATCTTCTGGGGAGCAGCTGGCATTTTTTGCTATGTGGGAGCCCATGTCTTCATCACTTACGACGGCTATGACCCCTTCTTTGAAGATGTGTACACTCTCATCCCTGCTGTGGTGATCATAGCTGTAGGGGCCCTGCTCTTCATTATTGGGCTGATTGGCTGCTGTGCCACAATCCAGGAAAGCCGATGTGGACTTGCCACGTTTGTCATCATCCTACTCTTGGTTTTTGTCACAGAAGTTGTTGTAGTGATTTTGGGATATGTTTACAGAGCGAAGGTGGAAAATGAGGTTGGTCGCAGCAATCAGAAAGTATATAAGACCTACAATGGAACCAACCCTGATGCTGCTAGCCGGGCTATTGATTATGTTCAGAGACAGCTGCACTGTTGTGGAATTCACAACTATTCAGACTGGGAAAATACAGACTGgttcaaagaaaccaaaaaccagaGTGTCCCTCTTAGCTGTTGCAAAGAGACTGCCAGCAGCTGTCATGGCCGTCTGGCCCACCCCTCGGACCTCTATGCCGAGGGGTGTGAGGCTCTAGTTGTGAAGAAGCTACAAGAAATCATGATGCATGTTATCTGGGCAGCGCTGGCATTTGCAGCTATTCAGCTGCTGGGCATGCTGTGTGCCTGCATCGTATTGTGCAGAAGGAGTAGAGATCCTGCTTACGAGCTCCTCATCACCGGCGGAACCTATGCGTAG
- the LOC130844813 gene encoding tetraspanin-3-like isoform X2 has translation MGQCGITSSKAMLVFLNLIFWGAAGIFCYVGAHVFITYDGYDPFFEDVYTLIPAVVIIAVGALLFIIGLIGCCATIQESRCGLATFVENEVGRSNQKVYKTYNGTNPDAASRAIDYVQRQLHCCGIHNYSDWENTDWFKETKNQSVPLSCCKETASSCHGRLAHPSDLYAEGCEALVVKKLQEIMMHVIWAALAFAAIQLLGMLCACIVLCRRSRDPAYELLITGGTYA, from the exons ATGGGCCAGTGTGGCATCACCTCCTCCAAGGCCATGCTGGTGTTTCTCAACCTCATCTTCTGGGGAGCAGCTGGCATTTTTTGCTATGTGGGAGCCCATGTCTTCATCACTTACGACGGCTATGACCCCTTCTTTGAAGATGTGTACACTCTCATCCCTGCTGTGGTGATCATAGCTGTAGGGGCCCTGCTCTTCATTATTGGGCTGATTGGCTGCTGTGCCACAATCCAGGAAAGCCGATGTGGACTTGCCACGTTT GTGGAAAATGAGGTTGGTCGCAGCAATCAGAAAGTATATAAGACCTACAATGGAACCAACCCTGATGCTGCTAGCCGGGCTATTGATTATGTTCAGAGACAGCTGCACTGTTGTGGAATTCACAACTATTCAGACTGGGAAAATACAGACTGgttcaaagaaaccaaaaaccagaGTGTCCCTCTTAGCTGTTGCAAAGAGACTGCCAGCAGCTGTCATGGCCGTCTGGCCCACCCCTCGGACCTCTATGCCGAGGGGTGTGAGGCTCTAGTTGTGAAGAAGCTACAAGAAATCATGATGCATGTTATCTGGGCAGCGCTGGCATTTGCAGCTATTCAGCTGCTGGGCATGCTGTGTGCCTGCATCGTATTGTGCAGAAGGAGTAGAGATCCTGCTTACGAGCTCCTCATCACCGGCGGAACCTATGCGTAG